A genome region from Panicum virgatum strain AP13 chromosome 4K, P.virgatum_v5, whole genome shotgun sequence includes the following:
- the LOC120703945 gene encoding expansin-A16-like, which yields MGSLPLLLLLLLLLLVLSGAGFGGGVRLGGGGYEDWRLGTATYVKEFQPHPLNDGGGACGYGDLDIFRYGRYTAGLSAALFGRGGGCGGCYELRCVNHIQWCLRGSPTVVVTATDFCPANMGVADEAGGWCNFPREHLELSEAAFLRVAKAKADIVPVQFRRVSCDRAGGMRFTLTGSAHFLQVLITNVAADGEVAAVKVKGSRTGWIPMGRNWGQNWQCDADLRGQPLSFEVTGGRGRTVTAYSVAPADWMFAQTFEGKQFAE from the exons gcggcgtacggctcggcggcggtggctacgAGGACTGGAGGCTCGGCACCGCCACCTACGTCAAGGAGTTCCAGCCGCACCCGCTCAACGACG GTGGCGGCGCCTGCGGGTACGGCGACCTGGACATCTTCAGGTACGGGCGCTACACGGCGGGGCTGAGCGCGGCGCTgttcgggcgcggcggcggctgcggcggctgctACGAGCTCCGGTGCGTGAACCACATCCAGTGGTGCCTCCGGGGCAGCCCCACGGTGGTGGTGACGGCGACGGACTTCTGCCCCGCCAACATGGGCGTCGCCGACGAGGCCGGCGGCTGGTGCAACTTCCCCCGGGAGCACCTCGAGCTGTCGGAGGCCGCATTCCTCCGCGTCGCCAAGGCCAAGGCAGACATCGTGCCGGTGCAGTTCCGGAG GGTGAGCTGCGACAGGGCGGGCGGCATGCGGTTCACGCTCACCGGCAGCGCGCACTTCCTGCAGGTGCTGATCACCAACGTGGCggccgacggcgaggtggccgcCGTGAAGGTGAAGGGGTCGAGGACCGGGTGGATCCCGATGGGGCGGAACTGGGGCCAGAACTGGCAGTGCGACGCCGACCTCCGCGGCCAGCCGCTGTCGTTCGAGGTCACCGGCGGGAGGGGCCGGACAGTCACCGCCTACAGCGTCGCGCCGGCGGACTGGATGTTCGCGCAGACGTTCGAGGGCAAGCAGTTCGCCGAGTAG
- the LOC120703946 gene encoding MORC family CW-type zinc finger protein 3-like isoform X3 produces MPTKAYQKRDLPKFSLLPDPEDGHQNSEWGKFLRFLSDNKKAAIARCGSSTFHILPPQSEECSNFSHAVLLYECGRSGPGDCNQMAGTSGRHVNGTAVNSSKRSYKSEVQYGLRNSKPPYFKEEICDSGLNAKEMETSPKHRNPQVTEPHRPVPESSPCESVEDSPRVLNPAVQKRTASPAKSFIVADPSYLRTLSQTHASWIFGAIAELVDNSRDAGASRLNISVESLFSKKAQRKIPVLSVIDDGHGMTYADMMRMISFGHKRPTDHREDQIGRFGIGFKTGAMKLGKDAIVLTQTLSSRSVAFLSQSFNEGKDNLEIPVVAYRKEGQYMEVDLSVQSEATAEYNLNAIKEFSSFNEYFIGEKLGLFGEERTGTQIYIWNLDRWGNDYTLEWNSGKSSENPVHSGRGDILIRSRRVRSRPGQTSNKVPLDYSLQSYLEVMFLNPRMKISVQGSLVKTRPLAKTLNKTSVISGEIMGRTIVLTLGRSKVEWDRTNCGIFLYWHGRLIESYKRVGGQKHSADVGRGVIGVADITNLIDDGDDNSWVLNSKQGFQDCEMYAKLEEWLGKKVDEYWDTHFDNLELRKGDERHKPDSEWVQCYSCRKWRMLNAGFNTNTLPEEWFCYMPPFNGKCEVPEQQMGRGIIVIGEKRSGHDEQNRTARQGETPKKEMRPESLEAEKITQDDGDTKNVWGPLEVNKRNKSSSGTPSKPKDNSDDDLECASSQTEDGAPRPALKRLRRGPAKIYKC; encoded by the exons ATGCCAACTAAAGCATACCAGAAGAGGGACCTCCCAAAATTTTCACTGCTTCCTGATCCCGAAGATGGCCATCAGAATTCTGAATGGGGAAAGTTCTTGCGCTTCCTATCGGATAATAAAAAG GCTGCTATTGCTAGATGTGGGTCCTCAACCTTCCACATACTTCCTCCTCAATCTGAGGAATGCTCAAACTTTTCACATGCGGTGCTCTTATACGAGTGTGGACGAAGTGGACCTGGAGATTGCAATCAGATGGCAGGAACATCTG GGAGACATGTGAATGGTACTGCAGTGAATTCTTCAAAGAGGTCTTACAAGAGTGAAGTTCAATATGGCTTGAGGAACTCTAAGCCACCATACTTCAAAGAGGAGATTTGTGATAGTGGGCTAAATGCCAAGGAGATGGAAACGTCACCTAAGCATCGTAATCCACAAGTCACAGAACCCCATAGACCAGTTCCAGAATCCTCACCATGCGAGTCTGTTGAAGACAGCCCTAGAGTTTTGAATCCAGCAGTACAAAAGAGAACGGCTTCTCCTGCAAAAAGTTTCATCGTTGCAGACCCTAGTTATCTGCGGACACTTAGTCAGACACATGCTAGCTGGATATTTGGAGCAATAGCTGAGCTCGTTGACAACTCCAGAGATGCTGGTGCATCTAG GCTGAATATTTCTGTTGAATCTTTGTTTTCAAAGAAAGCACAAAGGAAAATTCCTGTTTTATCTGTAATTGATGATGGGCATGGAATGACTTATGCTGATATGATGAGAATGATCTCTTTTGGTCACAAACGACCTACTGATCATCGAGAGGATCAGATTGGGAGATTTGGAATTGGATTTAAG ACTGGTGCTATGAAACTTGGAAAAGATGCAATTGTGCTCACACAAACTTTATCATCCAGATCAGTGGCCTTTCTTTCTCAGTCTTTTAATGAAGGAAAGGAT AATCTTGAGATCCCTGTGGTGGCATATCGAAAGGAAGGGCAATACATGGAAGTTGATTTGAGTGTCCAATCTGAAGCTACTGCAGAATATAACCTGAATGCTATTAAGGAGTTTTCTTCCTTTAACGAGTATTTCATAGGAGAAAAATTAGGCCTATTTGGTGAGGAGCGTACTGGGACACAAATTTACATATGGAACTTAGACAGATGGGGTAATGATTACACTCTGGAGTGGAATTCTGGCAAGTCTTCTGAAAATCCTGTGCACAGTGGTCGTGGAGACATATTAATTCGTTCAAGAAGAGTGAGATCACGTCCAGGACAAACAAGTAACAAG GTCCCATTGGACTATTCTCTTCAGTCCTATTTGGAAGTTATGTTCCTGAATCCTCGGATGAAGATATCTGTCCAAGGCTCTTTG GTCAAAACCCGCCCTTTGGCAAAGACCCTTAACAAGACATCTGTTATTTCTGGTGAAATTATGGGAAGGACTATTGTATTGACTCTGGGAAGGAGCAAGGTAGAATGGGACAGAACAAATTGTGGAATTTTCTTGTATTGGCATGGTCGTCTAATTGAG TCTTACAAACGGGTTGGAGGCCAAAAGCACAGTGCTGACGTGGGACGTGGAGTAATAGGAGTTGCAGATATTACAAATCTCATT GATGATGGAGATGACAATTCTTGGGTTTTGAACAGTAAACAGGGGTTTCAAGATTGTGAAATGTATGCTAAACTGGAGGAGTGGCTTGGCAAGAAAGTGGACGAATACTGGGACACACATTTTGACAATCTTGAGTTG AGAAAAGGGGATGAGCGCCACAAGCCTGATTCTGAATGGGTTCAGTGCTACAGCTGTCGTAAGTGGAGAATGTTGAATGCAGGCTTCAATACAAACACTCTTCCGGAGGAATG GTTCTGCTACATGCCACCCTTCAATGGGAAATGTGAGGTTCCAGAGCAACAAATGGGACGTGGTATCATCGTGATTGGTGAGAAGAGATCTGGCCATGATGAACAAAATAGGACTGCCCGGCAAGGAGAGACACCAAAGAAGGAAATGAGGCCCGAGAGCCTCGAGGCTGAGAAGATTACTCAAGATGATGGAGACACGAAG AATGTCTGGGGTCCCCTAGAGGTCAACAAGCGAAATAAATCTTCAAGTGGCACCCCATCAAAGCCCAAGGACAACAGCGATG ATGATCTTGAATGTGCGTCCTCACAAACAGAGGATGGTGCGCCTCGTCCTGCTTTGAAGAGGCTAAGAAGGGGGCCTGCGAAGATTTACAAATGCTGA
- the LOC120703946 gene encoding MORC family CW-type zinc finger protein 3-like isoform X1 codes for MGSVTFDLNEQQHENRGGSFNYVLLQKDCKNICRTKVCDLPIEVPFIWSIISFMPTKAYQKRDLPKFSLLPDPEDGHQNSEWGKFLRFLSDNKKAAIARCGSSTFHILPPQSEECSNFSHAVLLYECGRSGPGDCNQMAGTSGRHVNGTAVNSSKRSYKSEVQYGLRNSKPPYFKEEICDSGLNAKEMETSPKHRNPQVTEPHRPVPESSPCESVEDSPRVLNPAVQKRTASPAKSFIVADPSYLRTLSQTHASWIFGAIAELVDNSRDAGASRLNISVESLFSKKAQRKIPVLSVIDDGHGMTYADMMRMISFGHKRPTDHREDQIGRFGIGFKTGAMKLGKDAIVLTQTLSSRSVAFLSQSFNEGKDNLEIPVVAYRKEGQYMEVDLSVQSEATAEYNLNAIKEFSSFNEYFIGEKLGLFGEERTGTQIYIWNLDRWGNDYTLEWNSGKSSENPVHSGRGDILIRSRRVRSRPGQTSNKVPLDYSLQSYLEVMFLNPRMKISVQGSLVKTRPLAKTLNKTSVISGEIMGRTIVLTLGRSKVEWDRTNCGIFLYWHGRLIESYKRVGGQKHSADVGRGVIGVADITNLIDDGDDNSWVLNSKQGFQDCEMYAKLEEWLGKKVDEYWDTHFDNLELRKGDERHKPDSEWVQCYSCRKWRMLNAGFNTNTLPEEWFCYMPPFNGKCEVPEQQMGRGIIVIGEKRSGHDEQNRTARQGETPKKEMRPESLEAEKITQDDGDTKNVWGPLEVNKRNKSSSGTPSKPKDNSDDDLECASSQTEDGAPRPALKRLRRGPAKIYKC; via the exons ATGGGAAGTGTGACATTTGATTTGAATGAGCAGCAGCATGAAAATAGAG GTGGCAGCTTTAATTATGTGTTGCTGCAAAAGGACTGTAAGAACATATGCCGCACCAAAGTTTGTGATCTCCCCATAGAAGT GCCGTTCATTTGGTCAATTATTTCATTTATGCCAACTAAAGCATACCAGAAGAGGGACCTCCCAAAATTTTCACTGCTTCCTGATCCCGAAGATGGCCATCAGAATTCTGAATGGGGAAAGTTCTTGCGCTTCCTATCGGATAATAAAAAG GCTGCTATTGCTAGATGTGGGTCCTCAACCTTCCACATACTTCCTCCTCAATCTGAGGAATGCTCAAACTTTTCACATGCGGTGCTCTTATACGAGTGTGGACGAAGTGGACCTGGAGATTGCAATCAGATGGCAGGAACATCTG GGAGACATGTGAATGGTACTGCAGTGAATTCTTCAAAGAGGTCTTACAAGAGTGAAGTTCAATATGGCTTGAGGAACTCTAAGCCACCATACTTCAAAGAGGAGATTTGTGATAGTGGGCTAAATGCCAAGGAGATGGAAACGTCACCTAAGCATCGTAATCCACAAGTCACAGAACCCCATAGACCAGTTCCAGAATCCTCACCATGCGAGTCTGTTGAAGACAGCCCTAGAGTTTTGAATCCAGCAGTACAAAAGAGAACGGCTTCTCCTGCAAAAAGTTTCATCGTTGCAGACCCTAGTTATCTGCGGACACTTAGTCAGACACATGCTAGCTGGATATTTGGAGCAATAGCTGAGCTCGTTGACAACTCCAGAGATGCTGGTGCATCTAG GCTGAATATTTCTGTTGAATCTTTGTTTTCAAAGAAAGCACAAAGGAAAATTCCTGTTTTATCTGTAATTGATGATGGGCATGGAATGACTTATGCTGATATGATGAGAATGATCTCTTTTGGTCACAAACGACCTACTGATCATCGAGAGGATCAGATTGGGAGATTTGGAATTGGATTTAAG ACTGGTGCTATGAAACTTGGAAAAGATGCAATTGTGCTCACACAAACTTTATCATCCAGATCAGTGGCCTTTCTTTCTCAGTCTTTTAATGAAGGAAAGGAT AATCTTGAGATCCCTGTGGTGGCATATCGAAAGGAAGGGCAATACATGGAAGTTGATTTGAGTGTCCAATCTGAAGCTACTGCAGAATATAACCTGAATGCTATTAAGGAGTTTTCTTCCTTTAACGAGTATTTCATAGGAGAAAAATTAGGCCTATTTGGTGAGGAGCGTACTGGGACACAAATTTACATATGGAACTTAGACAGATGGGGTAATGATTACACTCTGGAGTGGAATTCTGGCAAGTCTTCTGAAAATCCTGTGCACAGTGGTCGTGGAGACATATTAATTCGTTCAAGAAGAGTGAGATCACGTCCAGGACAAACAAGTAACAAG GTCCCATTGGACTATTCTCTTCAGTCCTATTTGGAAGTTATGTTCCTGAATCCTCGGATGAAGATATCTGTCCAAGGCTCTTTG GTCAAAACCCGCCCTTTGGCAAAGACCCTTAACAAGACATCTGTTATTTCTGGTGAAATTATGGGAAGGACTATTGTATTGACTCTGGGAAGGAGCAAGGTAGAATGGGACAGAACAAATTGTGGAATTTTCTTGTATTGGCATGGTCGTCTAATTGAG TCTTACAAACGGGTTGGAGGCCAAAAGCACAGTGCTGACGTGGGACGTGGAGTAATAGGAGTTGCAGATATTACAAATCTCATT GATGATGGAGATGACAATTCTTGGGTTTTGAACAGTAAACAGGGGTTTCAAGATTGTGAAATGTATGCTAAACTGGAGGAGTGGCTTGGCAAGAAAGTGGACGAATACTGGGACACACATTTTGACAATCTTGAGTTG AGAAAAGGGGATGAGCGCCACAAGCCTGATTCTGAATGGGTTCAGTGCTACAGCTGTCGTAAGTGGAGAATGTTGAATGCAGGCTTCAATACAAACACTCTTCCGGAGGAATG GTTCTGCTACATGCCACCCTTCAATGGGAAATGTGAGGTTCCAGAGCAACAAATGGGACGTGGTATCATCGTGATTGGTGAGAAGAGATCTGGCCATGATGAACAAAATAGGACTGCCCGGCAAGGAGAGACACCAAAGAAGGAAATGAGGCCCGAGAGCCTCGAGGCTGAGAAGATTACTCAAGATGATGGAGACACGAAG AATGTCTGGGGTCCCCTAGAGGTCAACAAGCGAAATAAATCTTCAAGTGGCACCCCATCAAAGCCCAAGGACAACAGCGATG ATGATCTTGAATGTGCGTCCTCACAAACAGAGGATGGTGCGCCTCGTCCTGCTTTGAAGAGGCTAAGAAGGGGGCCTGCGAAGATTTACAAATGCTGA
- the LOC120703946 gene encoding MORC family CW-type zinc finger protein 3-like isoform X2, giving the protein MGSVTFDLNEQQHENRGGSFNYVLLQKDCKNICRTKVCDLPIEVPFIWSIISFMPTKAYQKRDLPKFSLLPDPEDGHQNSEWGKFLRFLSDNKKAAIARCGSSTFHILPPQSEECSNFSHAVLLYECGRSGPGDCNQMAGTSGRHVNGTAVNSSKRSYKSEVQYGLRNSKPPYFKEEICDSGLNAKEMETSPKHRNPQVTEPHRPVPESSPCESVEDSPRVLNPAVQKRTASPAKSFIVADPSYLRTLSQTHASWIFGAIAELVDNSRDAGASRLNISVESLFSKKAQRKIPVLSVIDDGHGMTYADMMRMISFGHKRPTDHREDQIGRFGIGFKTGAMKLGKDAIVLTQTLSSRSVAFLSQSFNEGKDNLEIPVVAYRKEGQYMEVDLSVQSEATAEYNLNAIKEFSSFNEYFIGEKLGLFGEERTGTQIYIWNLDRWGNDYTLEWNSGKSSENPVHSGRGDILIRSRRVRSRPGQTSNKVPLDYSLQSYLEVMFLNPRMKISVQGSLVKTRPLAKTLNKTSVISGEIMGRTIVLTLGRSKVEWDRTNCGIFLYWHGRLIESYKRVGGQKHSADVGRGVIGVADITNLIDDGDDNSWVLNSKQGFQDCEMYAKLEEWLGKKVDEYWDTHFDNLELRKGDERHKPDSEWVQCYSCRKWRMLNAGFNTNTLPEEWFCYMPPFNGKCEVPEQQMGRGIIVIGEKRSGHDEQNRTARQGETPKKEMRPESLEAEKITQDDGDTKNVWGPLEVNKRNKSSSGTPSKPKDNSDVGIMHC; this is encoded by the exons ATGGGAAGTGTGACATTTGATTTGAATGAGCAGCAGCATGAAAATAGAG GTGGCAGCTTTAATTATGTGTTGCTGCAAAAGGACTGTAAGAACATATGCCGCACCAAAGTTTGTGATCTCCCCATAGAAGT GCCGTTCATTTGGTCAATTATTTCATTTATGCCAACTAAAGCATACCAGAAGAGGGACCTCCCAAAATTTTCACTGCTTCCTGATCCCGAAGATGGCCATCAGAATTCTGAATGGGGAAAGTTCTTGCGCTTCCTATCGGATAATAAAAAG GCTGCTATTGCTAGATGTGGGTCCTCAACCTTCCACATACTTCCTCCTCAATCTGAGGAATGCTCAAACTTTTCACATGCGGTGCTCTTATACGAGTGTGGACGAAGTGGACCTGGAGATTGCAATCAGATGGCAGGAACATCTG GGAGACATGTGAATGGTACTGCAGTGAATTCTTCAAAGAGGTCTTACAAGAGTGAAGTTCAATATGGCTTGAGGAACTCTAAGCCACCATACTTCAAAGAGGAGATTTGTGATAGTGGGCTAAATGCCAAGGAGATGGAAACGTCACCTAAGCATCGTAATCCACAAGTCACAGAACCCCATAGACCAGTTCCAGAATCCTCACCATGCGAGTCTGTTGAAGACAGCCCTAGAGTTTTGAATCCAGCAGTACAAAAGAGAACGGCTTCTCCTGCAAAAAGTTTCATCGTTGCAGACCCTAGTTATCTGCGGACACTTAGTCAGACACATGCTAGCTGGATATTTGGAGCAATAGCTGAGCTCGTTGACAACTCCAGAGATGCTGGTGCATCTAG GCTGAATATTTCTGTTGAATCTTTGTTTTCAAAGAAAGCACAAAGGAAAATTCCTGTTTTATCTGTAATTGATGATGGGCATGGAATGACTTATGCTGATATGATGAGAATGATCTCTTTTGGTCACAAACGACCTACTGATCATCGAGAGGATCAGATTGGGAGATTTGGAATTGGATTTAAG ACTGGTGCTATGAAACTTGGAAAAGATGCAATTGTGCTCACACAAACTTTATCATCCAGATCAGTGGCCTTTCTTTCTCAGTCTTTTAATGAAGGAAAGGAT AATCTTGAGATCCCTGTGGTGGCATATCGAAAGGAAGGGCAATACATGGAAGTTGATTTGAGTGTCCAATCTGAAGCTACTGCAGAATATAACCTGAATGCTATTAAGGAGTTTTCTTCCTTTAACGAGTATTTCATAGGAGAAAAATTAGGCCTATTTGGTGAGGAGCGTACTGGGACACAAATTTACATATGGAACTTAGACAGATGGGGTAATGATTACACTCTGGAGTGGAATTCTGGCAAGTCTTCTGAAAATCCTGTGCACAGTGGTCGTGGAGACATATTAATTCGTTCAAGAAGAGTGAGATCACGTCCAGGACAAACAAGTAACAAG GTCCCATTGGACTATTCTCTTCAGTCCTATTTGGAAGTTATGTTCCTGAATCCTCGGATGAAGATATCTGTCCAAGGCTCTTTG GTCAAAACCCGCCCTTTGGCAAAGACCCTTAACAAGACATCTGTTATTTCTGGTGAAATTATGGGAAGGACTATTGTATTGACTCTGGGAAGGAGCAAGGTAGAATGGGACAGAACAAATTGTGGAATTTTCTTGTATTGGCATGGTCGTCTAATTGAG TCTTACAAACGGGTTGGAGGCCAAAAGCACAGTGCTGACGTGGGACGTGGAGTAATAGGAGTTGCAGATATTACAAATCTCATT GATGATGGAGATGACAATTCTTGGGTTTTGAACAGTAAACAGGGGTTTCAAGATTGTGAAATGTATGCTAAACTGGAGGAGTGGCTTGGCAAGAAAGTGGACGAATACTGGGACACACATTTTGACAATCTTGAGTTG AGAAAAGGGGATGAGCGCCACAAGCCTGATTCTGAATGGGTTCAGTGCTACAGCTGTCGTAAGTGGAGAATGTTGAATGCAGGCTTCAATACAAACACTCTTCCGGAGGAATG GTTCTGCTACATGCCACCCTTCAATGGGAAATGTGAGGTTCCAGAGCAACAAATGGGACGTGGTATCATCGTGATTGGTGAGAAGAGATCTGGCCATGATGAACAAAATAGGACTGCCCGGCAAGGAGAGACACCAAAGAAGGAAATGAGGCCCGAGAGCCTCGAGGCTGAGAAGATTACTCAAGATGATGGAGACACGAAG AATGTCTGGGGTCCCCTAGAGGTCAACAAGCGAAATAAATCTTCAAGTGGCACCCCATCAAAGCCCAAGGACAACAGCGATG TGGGTATAATGCATTGTTGA